From Cellulomonas oligotrophica, a single genomic window includes:
- a CDS encoding ROK family protein produces MPRDHDPFTLAVDCGGSGIKASVLDASGTLHVPPVRVPTPYPLPPERLVETVATIAAGLPPAARATVGVPGMIRHGVVVATPHYVTRSGPRTAVVPELAAAWAGCDVRAMLEERLGVPTLVLNDAEVHGAGVVSGTGLELVLTLGTGLGSAVFDGGRLAPHLELSHAPVRWGTTYDAYVGEHERARLGDGLWSRRVRRVVEGFRPVFHWDRLYLGGGNSRRITSATLARLGDDVVVVPNQAGIVGGVRAWDLSA; encoded by the coding sequence GTGCCGCGCGACCACGACCCCTTCACGCTCGCCGTCGACTGCGGCGGCAGCGGCATCAAGGCGTCCGTGCTGGACGCGTCGGGCACCCTGCACGTCCCACCGGTGCGCGTCCCCACCCCCTACCCGCTGCCGCCCGAGCGGCTCGTCGAGACCGTCGCGACGATCGCCGCCGGTCTGCCGCCCGCCGCACGGGCCACGGTCGGCGTCCCGGGGATGATCCGGCACGGCGTGGTCGTCGCGACACCCCACTACGTCACGCGGTCGGGTCCACGGACGGCCGTCGTCCCCGAGCTCGCGGCGGCGTGGGCGGGCTGCGACGTGCGGGCGATGCTCGAGGAGCGGCTCGGCGTCCCGACGCTCGTGCTCAACGACGCCGAGGTGCACGGGGCCGGTGTCGTGTCCGGTACCGGGCTCGAGCTCGTCCTCACGCTCGGCACCGGGCTGGGGTCGGCCGTCTTCGACGGCGGGCGCCTGGCCCCGCACCTGGAGCTGTCGCACGCCCCCGTGCGGTGGGGCACGACGTACGACGCGTACGTCGGCGAGCACGAGCGCGCCCGTCTCGGCGACGGGCTCTGGTCACGACGGGTCCGCCGGGTCGTCGAGGGGTTCCGGCCCGTCTTCCACTGGGACCGCCTCTACCTCGGCGGCGGGAACAGCCGGCGGATCACCTCGGCGACGCTCGCACGGCTCGGCGACGACGTCGTGGTCGTGCCGAACCAGGCAGGCATCGTCGGCGGCGTCCGCGCGTGGGACCTGTCGGCCTGA
- a CDS encoding alpha/beta fold hydrolase — protein MSTSVDGVPVVLVHGLRTSRTMWRAQADALEAYGRRVVAVDLPGHGARRGTRFTLAGAVDAVRDAVDGLGGRALVVGLSLGGYTAIAHAARHPEQAAGVVAAGCCTQPYRALVDGWAVAARGFARMPDRGAAVNGFLVRRVLPPAGVQDVGAGGFALDVVEDVLREVGGADPLADLGRIEAPVWFVNGRLDHFRTQERRFVAAAQDARLVVVPGATHLVSLVAPARFTRVVLEAADEVDRRAGG, from the coding sequence GTGAGCACCTCGGTGGACGGCGTCCCGGTGGTGCTCGTGCACGGTCTGCGCACGTCGCGCACGATGTGGCGGGCGCAGGCCGACGCGCTCGAGGCGTACGGGCGCCGGGTCGTCGCGGTGGACCTGCCCGGGCACGGGGCGCGCCGCGGCACGCGGTTCACGCTCGCGGGCGCGGTCGACGCGGTGCGCGACGCGGTCGACGGCCTCGGCGGACGGGCGCTCGTCGTCGGGCTGTCGCTCGGCGGCTACACGGCGATCGCCCACGCCGCGCGTCACCCGGAGCAGGCTGCGGGCGTGGTGGCCGCGGGGTGCTGCACGCAGCCGTACCGCGCGCTGGTGGACGGCTGGGCCGTGGCCGCGCGGGGCTTCGCGCGCATGCCCGACCGCGGTGCGGCCGTCAACGGGTTCCTCGTGCGGCGGGTCCTGCCGCCGGCGGGCGTGCAGGACGTCGGGGCCGGCGGGTTCGCGCTCGACGTGGTGGAGGACGTGCTGCGCGAGGTCGGCGGCGCGGATCCGCTGGCCGACCTCGGGCGCATCGAGGCACCCGTCTGGTTCGTCAACGGTCGCCTCGACCACTTCCGCACGCAGGAGCGTCGGTTCGTCGCGGCAGCGCAGGACGCCCGCCTCGTGGTGGTGCCCGGGGCGACGCACCTGGTCAGCCTCGTCGCGCCGGCGCGGTTCACGCGGGTCGTCCTCGAGGCGGCCGACGAGGTCGACCGCCGGGCCGGTGGCTGA